accataaactctccttaaacagatggtaatatggggttaaaataaatggtatttgaaagtagagtaggatgcttatattttttttcgggctaagtgtctgggggagtacctcacccccaaaagcactcctaaatcggagatatatatttaccgatcatgacaatatggggctgaaatcagaagtatttgcgagtagagcacgaaatccatacccacttttgggagtCCACACCACCCTCTAAAACCCACCAACCAGCATCCTGGGGGCCTTCCCACTGCAAAAATCCGTATGGAAAAATCTAGCGCaaaaaaagtcttttaagagtggagtacgtctaacatccaaacttaaatgaccctaaacccatCGAGCGaattcgttgaccaataaagataatatagattcagataaagcatttatattgttatgctattggtcAAGCGATATTTGTATACCATTTTTCGTAGCATGCTAgtttactaaaagctctttatttgatgcaaaggatagttttgctccatataaagaaaaagaagtcgcagcggagAGGGCCATGTGctgctagtatatatatatatatatatatatatatttttgtccaattttcaaTGTGGATCGATTTGGCATCTCTCATATTGATCTGGTTTTTGTGCATTAAAAGTTAACGTTTTTGAGATCCAACACGAACCATTCATTTTCTTATAGCGGCTTGCCATACGAATACCAAAGGAAGCTCCAGTCTCAATGTTGGTATTGCTGAATGAGTTTACCGAAAACTTAAATAGTTTCCGTCAAAACGATTGCAGTTGGGCTACTTTTGTGAAATGGTGATTTTTGACATTGTTTTACCTTAACAAGTTGATTAAGACACTCTTATCTCGATAAATCACATCGGAAATCATTAAAGTTTGTATCAGGAGGCACTTACATTGCCAGGATTTGAGATATAGATAGCAACCCTTGTAGGTACATGGGCAATTTTTAGACATGTTGAGTAAATCACAACCATATACTTAAACACGGTGATCCTTGTGATGACAACGCACAGTGGGTCAAACggcgaaaaaattggaaataagtccacaACTTTTTACCTGTTTATCTGACCAgtaaaaaatgttctagacatttgtagagaggacaggctttcagaaaagtggcGTTGTTGGTCTAcatatatctttaatacagggtgagatacaggttgtcaaagttgaccacatTCCACTTCTTCAACCTTCAACAggctataacttttgatctactgaaccgatttgcataattagaattaaagaaaaaaagcaTGCATAATGGACCATGCCATCGCATACCATTTTgagaagaaatttttacatggcatagaaccttacaaatatcgccagcattaggctcttatttccttaaatttttccTAAGCTTTGGCAATCAaatcattatcatttctttcctttCAATAAAGCGGAGGTATTAGGCAAAGTTTTAAGTCCTAATTTATATGAATATGAGACCACCCCGTCATTtaaaaccgatatggccaatttttacaaaatttctaaagtTTCACATTGGCAAAAAAATTCCACGTtgtgttttttaacttttttggtacttttagttAATACTTAAAATGTTCGCAAAAATTTAAGGAATGCCTCGTCATATCCATAATGAGCCATAAATGAGGTCGTGGGAGCTCAAATACTAAAAATTCTCAATTAAATAAGTAAATAATTGCTTTTTTGATTGTTAAATACCAAGAACTACATCTAATTTCATAGTACATATGTGTAAGAGACTTTTTTCTGCATCATTTTTTCTGTAAAACACaaagaaattatgaaaattttctaaccTATCCAATTTATGTAACCGgcaacaaaaaatccaaaaaagtggaattttcaattttttgtttccGTCACCATTACACAGGAAAACCGACCGCCTTATTTAGGCAACATACCatattttaagggaaatttgCAAACCCTTCTAACGATATATAAAACATTCCCCAACTCGGGAAATGTTCTATAAATTAAATGGAACTTATACAACACTTCATTAAATTCCATCTAGACTTCAAAAATGTCTATTTAAAAATGGACCCTTACATAGGAGCTTCATCAAAATATTAATCAATATGTCGTCAAGCTCTTTTCCAGAGTCTTAAattatgcaaatcggttcagtagatTAAAAGTTATAGCCACTTGAAAGTTGAAGATGTGGAAGTGGTTACTTTTGACACCCTTTATTAAAGATATAGACCAACAACGCCACTTTCCTGAATGCCTATGTCcttctctacaaatgtctagaaaattggaacatatttcacCGCTCAGATCAACGTCCAAAAAGTTGTCGACTTATGTACATTTTTTTCGCCGTTTgacccactgtgcgacgtggcTATTGCGTTAGGGGGAAGTTCCTAGCACTTTGAGGAACATTCTTTAAGAAACTCACCGAAAGACAGCGAAGTGGATTGGCAAAATATGACGTTAGAATGCATTCGTCAGACCTGCAAAACTACAATGAGCGTCCAAAGTGTGTCAACACCCATGAAATTATTCTTAAAGTATTATAAATTTgcaagaatattgaaaaaacatattttccaaCGTACCGCATTCTTACAACAACACACCGCATTCTTACAATAAACGAAATTTCAATGGGTATTGACTCACTTTTGATGCTCATAGTACATGGTATAGTAGTCTGATGATGATATCCACCTTTTTCACTATTTTGctgtgcatcacagtcgcactgaggactTTAGTCATCGTGGAAGCTCGTTAAGTGAGCTTTTTCTTTGATCAAACAGCATCTATAGAGACTGTTTTTGTCCATGGTACAATATCTAATTTACTGCGCAGTCTTCGGCACATCGTATGCTAGCAGACCCACTTAGACATTAGCTTAGTCCATTGTTAAAATTGACTGAATTCGTTTGATGCTTCGTTTCGAGAGCTATCAAAAACAAAGTTGAGccttaaaatttaaatcttttttaagatttccgctttaaagtatttttttgtgAGGCTGGCAGTGACCTACTGTTTTCGTACCGaaggtgtatgtatgtatattgtcCTTTatttgagttgttttgttacgtACATTCCCTAAAACTATAAGGCTACAATATACTAGGAAACCACTTCCAAAATTATTGATATTGTTCGTTTAATTCTATTTTTTAAAAGCATCTAAAAatctctgaaaaaaaaaaacacttttttaaaAGTATTTGCAGGCGTATGCCACTAGCAGAATGAGATAATGTTCTACTCTGATGCTTATGGCGGAGCCAGCATTGGGATTTGGCTTTGAtgttggttttggttttggtggcCCATCCTTGAGCAGAATGTTATTACATGCAGGCAAAATTAAAGGATTACAAACAAAGCATTCCTCGGAAGTCATACAGGTTTTCTGCTCCTGCAATGTGGAAGAACATCCCCTAGTAATTGTATCTCCATCTTTTAAAGCGTAGCATAACATGTTGGGTGTGCGACTTATGGGGCAACGAGAAGGTTGAATCTCTAAGTCTTCACCATGCTTGGCGCAGTTGGGATCCTGATGTAATAAGTGGCACATAAGTAGTcttaaaatatttgatttatttttactATCCTCACACTGACCTTTTTTGAGTCGCATTGAATGCATTGGAAATCCGATGGGGCCCATTCATTGCAGAGATCTTCATTGCATTTGTGACATTGGTTTAGATGGTCGACGGCACTTCCACGGCATTTTTCCctcaaattttcttcaattgtgTCCAAGCAGCCTTGGGCTTCGACTGTCTCTGTAAAGAAATTGATAGAAAGAGAAAAGGATATTCCGCAAGTTCCTTATCACCAATCCTCTCAAGACTTAGTTACCTCCATTGAACACTGTAGCACAAACACTAACATCACTGGTACACTTCTCTACCCCTTTGTATGTAGTTCGAATGCAGTTAATACCTTTGCAATAGTGACATGACAATTCTGCTCTAATGACTCCAACTTGCAATGTGGAAAAAAGGATTAAAACCAGGAATGTTTTGCGCCCACAATAAGAGGCATAGTGTAAGTAAGATGTTGACTGCATTTTGTGACTATTGAAAATATATTAATTGCATATAGCATTGTAACATTGGTAATATATCGTCAATGCGGAATGGAGGAATTTAGCATTATTTTCAATAATGTGGTAAGAGTGGCTCTCCAAGTAGAGACCCTCCATATTACGACGTTTATCAATGTTTGCATAACTTTTTTGTCCAAGCTACGCAGATAGAAGTATGTTATTCAGAACTAATTTGACAAATAAAACGTAATAAATATTGTCATCTCTTACACCGTTTTACGTTCACCAAATTGTTATCAATATTGACACCCATTAAATGCAGCATTTTTATTGATAAAAGATCGATTTCCTGAAAAGAGCACAGTGCAACTGACAAAAGATAATGAAGTCCCCAGTTTAGCGAAACTAAATTGTTACTATATGTAGAATGTATTATGTGCTATATAATGTTGTCTTTTAATCCATCTCGAAGAATAATTTCCGTATATCTCGAAAATTGTATATTCTATTAAAATTTGGCTCAAACCTGACTTACCAACGAATTTGTATCATTAAAACGTACTGAACGAGTTTTATACTCTAATTCTGTGGTACTAGGTATTATAAATTAGTGAATTCGTTTGTTAAACTTTGAAGGAAGTCTGTCTATGTTAACTTGTAATCAAAGAAAAAATCCCAATTCTATCttgttttgtagaaaatttcccataagaTCGTCATGATTTTAGACACCTATAAAACTATAACAAGCGCCGTTTATAATCGATGTTCTCAAATTTGTAAACAACAGTCTCTTCCATTCCAAGAAATATGGttaaatcggttctgatttggatatagctagcatGTATATGTATTGTCCAATTTTAACTGAAGCCATAAACacatatttccaaaatttcgcacaatgttTTCTACTACGgtcattatatatatatatgtttccaAAGATTCCATATttactaccaattattctaagctaccactggtactcggccgaggacctacattatttgtcataaaaattttaattatatatttaccCCAAAGCTATCAAcctcggatgcaacagtggtgagagagggagacggtggagcatacctgccatcactttatctgcctttgactctccgacaccgccacccacgtcagagctgcaacggctggtgaggaaaacaaaacagacaggaaatgaggtactacaATAATAGGgagcgatgcgaactctcaccaaaTTTCTTAACCTGTTTATTTATGCTTaacttgcactttttctccatcgctgtccacgaaactactgagacgtaagttagtgttggtctaatcacgtagaaccagtggactttcctcggATGCAGGCCCTATTTCAATTCagttcctgtccaagatcacacctaagtatttgaccttgtcagatatcgaaatcgtcttattgaggaaacatggtgcgtcaaAGTGGCCCACCCTCGTCTTCCCCGTGAACAGAcggatttcagtcttctctggcctAACATTCAGATCGCTAGGTCTagtccagtcgtatgccatcttcaAGACCctatcggcccttctgcatagctgcttCGGATTCTTACCTTTTAGAAGTAGTATAACATCGTTGTAGGAGACGCGTTCAAATCCCTCTTTCGTCGGCATTCGCAATAGgtttttatgatggtcaccaATACgggtggcaataaaatgcccccatGTGGCattccttgtgccactttctctcttatataaATGtcacccacaatttatccatattTTCCTTAGCTATGGttcatccagtctctaaggacgcGGTCCACTCGGTACAATGGATTGGATCTGTACAGTTTATTTGTTCATATAGATTTAGGTTTAGAATTAAGATGAAGTTAGAAATAAAATGAGTTCTTCCCAAACCATCAAACAAAGCGGTTGGTCTTCAAATTGTTCtttgcataccgccagtgtgtacgttttggcatcgaagaattattctattctatgcacaacctcgtgcagggcagtctcctgTCATGGGAAGGTCCCATGATATAGGCGTGctttttgtatttaagcagttcactagatgccctactctttatcatagtatccaccatggttttgagtagaaaggacgtaaggcttctAAGTCTGAAGGCATTTGGAGTCGCATAGCTTGTCTTGGCAAGcttaaataccacccttgcctcttgacaggctttcggaatatatgcaagtcctaggcacgatgTAGAAATGGTAGCCCAATGTGGCGCCTGATAGTCGGTCTCCTTCCGTAGTAACGCCTAATGTATTCCATCAGGAcagaatcttaaaaaaatttaaaagggaCACATTAGTAGTTTCAGAAGATATTATCATCTTTACGAAAGCCATAAATGTGGAAATTAGTTAATTTTTGTTGTACATTATGCAGTTCCAAATGGTATATTGGGTACTTTCTTAATATGAACATGATTTTGAAcctatgaaattttcctcaCTTAAAGAATGTAAGTGGTCATTCATAATCATGTACTTAGGTTTAGGTTTGATATATTTTCTTCCCGGACACAgattatgtatatataaatatataaatatatatatatatatatatatatatatatatatatatatatatatatatatatatatatatatatatatatatatatatatatatatatatatatatatatatatatatatatatatatatatatatatatatatatatatatatatatatatatatatatatatatatatatatatatatatatatatatatatatatatatatatatatatatatatatatatatatatatatatatatatatatatatatatatatatatatatatatatatatatatatatatatatatatatatatatatatatatatatatatatatatatatatatatatatatatatatatatatatttatatatttatatatacataatcTGTGTCCGGGAAGAAAATATATCAAACCTAAACCTAAGTACATGATTATGAATGACCACTTACATTCTTTAAGtgaggaaaatttcataggTTCAAAATCATGTTCATATTAAGAAAGTACCCAATATACCATTTGGAACTGCATAATGTACAACAAAAATTAACTAATTTCCACATTTATGGCTTTCGTAAAGATGATAATATCTTCTGAAACTACTAATGTGtcccttttaaatttttttaagattctgTCCTGATGGAATACATTAGGCGTTACTACGGAAGGAGACCGACTATCAGGCGCCACATTGGGCTACCATTTCTAcatcgtgcctaggacttgcatatattccgaaagcctgtcaagaggcaagggtggtatttaagCTTGCCAAGACAAGCTATGCGACTCCAAATGCCTTCAGACTTagaagccttacgtcctttctactcaaaaccatggtggatactatgataaagagtagggcatctagtgaactgcttaaatacaaaaagCACGCCTATATCATGGGACCTTCCCATGAcaggagactgccctgcacgaggttgtgcatagaatagaataattcttcgatgccaaaacgtacacactggcggtatgcaaaGAACAATTTGAAGACCAACCGCTTTGTTTGATGGTTTGGGAAGAACTCATTTTATTTCTAACTTCATCTTAATTCTAAACCTAAATCTATATGAACAAATAAACTGTACAGATCCAATCCATTGTACCGAGTGGACCgcgtccttagagactggatgaaCCATAGCTAAGGAAaatatggataaattgtgggtgaCATttatataagagagaaagtggcacaaggaatGCCACatgggggcattttattgccacccGTATtggtgaccatcataaaaacCTATTGCGAATGCCGACGAAAGAGGGATTTGAACGCGTCTCCTACAACGATGTTATACTACTTCTAAAAGGTAAGAATCCGaagcagctatgcagaagggccgatagGGTCTtgaagatggcatacgactggactAGACCTAGCGATCTGAATGTTaggccagagaagactgaaatccgTCTGTTCACGGGGAAGACGAGGGTGGGCCACTttgacgcaccatgtttcctcaataagacgatttcgatatctgacaaggtcaaatacttaggtgtgatcttggacaggaactGAATTGAAATAGGGCCTGCATccgaggaaagtccactggttctacgtgattagaccaacactaacttacgtctcagtagtttcgtggacagcgatggagaaaaagtgcaagttAAGCATAAATAAACAGGTTAAGAAAtttggtgagagttcgcatcgctcCCTATTATtgtagtacctcatttcctgtctgttttgttttcctcaccagccgttgcagctctgacgtgggtggcggtgtcggagagtcaaaggcagataaagtgatggcaggtatgctccaccgtctccctctctcaccactgttgcatccgaggTTGATAG
The genomic region above belongs to Stomoxys calcitrans chromosome 5, idStoCalc2.1, whole genome shotgun sequence and contains:
- the LOC131997646 gene encoding uncharacterized protein LOC131997646; amino-acid sequence: MQSTSYLHYASYCGRKTFLVLILFSTLQVGVIRAELSCHYCKGINCIRTTYKGVEKCTSDVSVCATVFNGETVEAQGCLDTIEENLREKCRGSAVDHLNQCHKCNEDLCNEWAPSDFQCIQCDSKKDPNCAKHGEDLEIQPSRCPISRTPNMLCYALKDGDTITRGCSSTLQEQKTCMTSEECFVCNPLILPACNNILLKDGPPKPKPTSKPNPNAGSAISIRVEHYLILLVAYACKYF